A stretch of the Rhizomicrobium sp. genome encodes the following:
- a CDS encoding lytic transglycosylase domain-containing protein — protein sequence MRFATWTTLALAAVAVCGVARAELPLPADSGAAASVPMEILSSADVSLYRRIFDAERDGRFDDARDLFAKVQDPSLEGYVLAEHYLSPHGHATLAELVDWMHQYADLPIADRVYRLAVQRATKKVHKRHHVVVAVMTASVPVPTGPARRRGGGYEEHDASDPGLGSDVGRIAQAQIERFIKADQPEQAAATLRDAIANGAPAYDVARLTQRVAASYLAEGEDQAAYDTAMSVQGAARQSVPTLDWYAGFAAYRLGNYEDAGARLETLAQAGSVPNYLRSQAAFWAARAHLRYGDPQRVVTLLTAAAREEPTFYGILAERLLGQDTQNGFRDPVLTAADFAAIMAVPAAHRAVALAQVGEERASIAGELNRAFGDSDGSRDMGYAALARRMNVPNIELRASETAAGRGILLTGLFPVPGYKPDGGYTIDPSLVLAFIRCESRFVADAVSPAGAHGLMQLMPYTATKFGGNGAVSALHDPTYNMSIGQRYIAYLLDSYGGNLVQVPAAYNAGPMRVAGWINARAGKEDDPLVFIESIRISETRYYVKRLLMYHWLYSRRLGQPTPSLDMTAAGNWPTYRAPAQPPAPRPPAVPADQQPAASTVVSDARY from the coding sequence ATGCGTTTTGCGACCTGGACGACCCTGGCCCTCGCCGCCGTTGCCGTGTGCGGTGTCGCGCGGGCGGAACTTCCGCTGCCCGCCGACAGCGGCGCCGCGGCGTCGGTGCCGATGGAGATCCTGTCGTCCGCCGACGTCTCGCTCTACCGCCGGATCTTCGACGCCGAGCGCGACGGCCGTTTCGACGATGCACGCGATCTCTTCGCCAAGGTCCAGGACCCGTCGCTGGAGGGCTATGTGCTGGCCGAGCATTATCTCTCGCCGCACGGCCATGCCACGCTCGCCGAGCTGGTCGACTGGATGCATCAATACGCCGACCTACCGATCGCCGACCGCGTCTATCGCCTCGCCGTGCAGCGCGCGACCAAGAAGGTGCACAAGCGTCATCACGTCGTCGTCGCCGTGATGACGGCCAGCGTGCCGGTCCCTACCGGCCCGGCGCGCCGCCGCGGCGGCGGCTATGAAGAGCATGACGCGTCCGATCCCGGGCTCGGCTCCGATGTCGGGCGCATCGCGCAGGCGCAGATCGAGCGCTTCATCAAGGCCGACCAGCCCGAGCAGGCGGCCGCAACGCTGCGCGACGCGATCGCCAATGGCGCCCCGGCCTACGATGTCGCGCGCCTCACCCAGCGCGTCGCCGCCTCCTATCTCGCCGAGGGCGAGGACCAGGCGGCGTATGACACCGCGATGAGCGTGCAGGGCGCGGCGCGCCAGAGCGTTCCGACGCTCGACTGGTATGCGGGCTTCGCCGCCTATCGTCTCGGCAATTACGAAGACGCCGGCGCGCGTCTAGAGACCCTGGCGCAGGCCGGCAGCGTGCCGAACTATCTGCGCAGCCAGGCCGCGTTCTGGGCGGCCCGGGCGCATCTGCGCTACGGCGACCCGCAGCGCGTGGTGACGCTGCTCACCGCCGCGGCGCGGGAGGAGCCGACCTTCTACGGCATCCTCGCCGAACGCCTGCTGGGCCAGGACACCCAGAACGGCTTCCGCGATCCGGTCCTCACCGCAGCCGATTTCGCCGCGATCATGGCGGTGCCGGCGGCCCATCGCGCCGTGGCGCTGGCGCAGGTCGGCGAGGAGCGCGCCTCCATCGCCGGCGAACTCAACCGCGCCTTCGGCGACAGCGACGGGAGCCGCGACATGGGCTATGCGGCATTGGCCCGCCGCATGAACGTGCCGAACATCGAGCTGCGGGCCAGCGAGACCGCCGCGGGACGCGGCATCCTGCTCACCGGCCTGTTCCCGGTGCCGGGCTACAAGCCCGATGGCGGCTACACCATCGATCCCTCGCTGGTGCTCGCCTTCATCCGCTGCGAGAGCCGGTTCGTCGCCGATGCGGTATCGCCGGCGGGCGCGCATGGCCTGATGCAGCTCATGCCCTACACGGCGACGAAGTTCGGCGGCAATGGCGCGGTCTCGGCGCTGCACGATCCGACCTACAACATGTCCATCGGCCAGCGCTACATCGCCTATCTGCTCGATTCCTACGGCGGAAATCTCGTCCAGGTGCCGGCCGCCTACAATGCCGGCCCGATGCGCGTCGCCGGCTGGATCAATGCCAGGGCCGGGAAGGAAGACGATCCGCTGGTCTTCATCGAGAGCATCCGGATCAGCGAGACCCGCTATTACGTCAAGCGCCTGCTGATGTATCACTGGCTCTACAGCCGCCGCCTCGGCCAGCCGACGCCGAGCCTCGACATGACGGCGGCCGGCAACTGGCCGACCTATCGCGCCCCGGCCCAGCCGCCCGCGCCGCGTCCGCCGGCGGTGCCCGCCGACCAGCAGCCCGCTGCGAGCACCGTGGTGAGCGATGCCCGGTATTGA
- a CDS encoding sensor histidine kinase, producing the protein MAAQSPDTAVALNLALAVVAASAAPVLLLDGDLKIVAASASFCAAFHVDPAVATGHTVAELGAGEWGMPQLTSLLTATAMGFAAIDGYEMDLVRDDHETRRLVLSATKLSYAGDGEVRIVLSVSDVTDARIAERLKEDLLREKDVLLKELHHRVANSLQIIASVLMQSARKVQSEETRSHLYDAHQRVMSVAALQQQLAASRLGDVELRPYFKALCASIGASMIPDHSRLALLVTSDDSITTADTSVSLGLIVTELVINALKHAFPGNRDGQILVDYHARGPNWTLSVADNGIGMPENPESAKPGLGTSIVQALAKQLSAHVGIADAKPGTKVSIVHSYVPVLVGQSASRSL; encoded by the coding sequence ATGGCTGCCCAATCGCCTGATACGGCCGTTGCCCTCAACCTCGCCCTGGCGGTCGTGGCGGCCTCCGCTGCGCCGGTCCTGCTGCTCGACGGCGACCTCAAGATTGTCGCGGCCAGTGCCTCTTTCTGCGCGGCCTTTCACGTCGATCCGGCGGTCGCAACCGGACATACCGTGGCGGAGCTGGGCGCCGGCGAATGGGGCATGCCGCAGCTGACGTCCTTGCTGACCGCGACCGCAATGGGCTTTGCCGCCATCGACGGATACGAGATGGACCTGGTGCGCGACGACCATGAAACCCGGCGCCTCGTCCTGAGCGCCACCAAACTCAGCTATGCCGGCGACGGCGAGGTCCGGATCGTGCTGTCGGTCTCGGACGTGACGGATGCGCGCATCGCCGAGCGGCTCAAGGAGGACCTGCTGCGCGAAAAGGACGTGCTGCTCAAGGAGCTCCATCACCGGGTCGCCAACAGTCTCCAGATCATCGCCAGCGTGCTGATGCAGAGCGCCCGCAAGGTGCAGTCGGAGGAGACGCGAAGCCATCTCTACGACGCCCATCAAAGGGTGATGTCGGTGGCGGCGCTGCAGCAGCAGCTCGCGGCCTCGCGGCTGGGCGATGTCGAGCTGCGTCCCTATTTCAAGGCATTGTGCGCCAGCATCGGCGCCTCGATGATCCCCGATCACAGCCGTCTCGCGCTGCTGGTTACCTCGGACGACAGCATCACCACCGCCGACACCTCGGTCAGCCTGGGCCTCATCGTCACCGAGCTGGTGATCAACGCGCTCAAACACGCCTTTCCCGGCAATCGCGACGGACAGATCCTGGTCGACTATCATGCGCGCGGGCCCAATTGGACGCTGTCGGTCGCCGACAACGGTATCGGCATGCCCGAGAATCCCGAGAGCGCGAAGCCCGGCCTGGGCACAAGCATCGTCCAGGCGCTGGCCAAGCAGCTCAGTGCGCATGTCGGCATCGCCGATGCGAAGCCCGGGACCAAGGTGTCGATCGTGCACAGCTATGTCCCCGTGCTGGTCGGGCAGTCCGCGTCGCGGTCGCTCTGA
- a CDS encoding uracil-DNA glycosylase, with protein MPSSDLAPLAALDWLLQAGADEAIVETPVDRFVTRPAPPSPRQEVDTAQQRRAAPAARPAPAEGKRPLAALTPANTPPLATDGFGSALEIAARASSLAELKAALESFEGSQLKKLAKSTVFADGNPASQIMFVGEAPGRDEDAAGLPFVGRAGKLLDRMMAAIGLDRGSAYIINVMPWRPPDNRNPDPGEVAMCIPFLRRHIELAQPKILILLGAVAARHVLGVNEGIMKLRGRWLEYRVGTAMIPVLPTLHPAYLLRQPAHKKLAWRDLQAVADRLDALGLPARAKE; from the coding sequence ATGCCGTCCTCCGACCTCGCCCCTCTCGCCGCCCTCGACTGGCTCCTCCAGGCTGGCGCCGACGAAGCCATCGTGGAGACGCCCGTCGATCGCTTCGTCACGCGGCCTGCGCCACCTTCCCCGAGGCAGGAGGTCGACACAGCGCAGCAACGTCGGGCGGCGCCTGCGGCCAGACCCGCGCCGGCGGAAGGCAAGCGCCCCCTCGCCGCGCTCACGCCTGCGAACACGCCGCCGCTCGCGACCGACGGCTTCGGTTCCGCGCTGGAGATCGCGGCGCGCGCGAGTTCCCTGGCCGAGTTGAAAGCCGCGCTCGAATCCTTCGAGGGTTCCCAGCTCAAGAAGCTCGCGAAAAGCACGGTCTTCGCCGACGGCAATCCCGCGTCACAAATCATGTTCGTCGGCGAAGCGCCGGGGCGCGACGAGGACGCGGCCGGCCTGCCCTTCGTCGGCCGCGCCGGCAAACTGCTCGACCGCATGATGGCGGCGATCGGGCTCGACCGCGGCAGCGCCTATATCATCAACGTGATGCCGTGGCGGCCGCCGGACAATCGCAATCCCGATCCCGGCGAAGTCGCGATGTGCATCCCCTTTCTGCGCCGCCATATCGAGCTGGCGCAGCCGAAGATCCTCATCCTGCTCGGCGCGGTCGCGGCGCGGCATGTGCTGGGGGTGAACGAGGGAATCATGAAACTCCGGGGGCGCTGGCTCGAATACCGCGTCGGAACTGCGATGATTCCCGTCCTGCCGACGCTGCATCCCGCCTACTTGCTCCGGCAGCCCGCACATAAGAAACTGGCCTGGCGTGATTTGCAGGCGGTGGCCGACAGGCTCGACGCGCTCGGATTGCCCGCACGCGCCAAAGAATAA
- a CDS encoding type II toxin-antitoxin system RelE/ParE family toxin, with protein sequence MTRALNFKREAEIDIQDAFDWYETRSDGLGTEFLRAVDAALGNIVRNPLGYQIRLGSIRRAPLRRFPYGMFFVVRDEDIVITACLHSSRDPAHWQRRS encoded by the coding sequence ATGACGCGCGCGTTGAATTTCAAGCGCGAAGCAGAAATTGACATCCAAGACGCATTCGACTGGTATGAGACGCGTTCCGACGGGCTCGGCACGGAGTTTTTGCGCGCCGTCGACGCGGCTCTCGGCAACATCGTGCGGAATCCCCTTGGCTACCAAATCCGGTTGGGATCCATTCGCCGCGCACCCTTGCGCAGATTTCCCTATGGCATGTTTTTTGTCGTTAGAGACGAGGACATTGTGATCACGGCGTGCCTGCACAGCAGCCGCGACCCGGCGCACTGGCAAAGGCGCAGCTAG
- the moaB gene encoding molybdenum cofactor biosynthesis protein B — translation MPGIDESIAFVPVRIAIMTVSDTRSLADDKSGDTLAARIHDANHVLAARLIVKDDQALIAAQLRDWIADRQIDVVISTGGTGLTGRDVTVEAFKSVFEKEIDGFAAIFHQISYAKIGTSTVQSRACAGVAGGTYLFALPGSPGAVKDGWDGILKSQLDIRHKPCNFVEILPRLEEHKR, via the coding sequence ATGCCCGGTATTGACGAGAGCATCGCCTTCGTCCCGGTCCGCATCGCGATCATGACCGTGTCGGACACCCGCAGCCTGGCCGACGACAAATCCGGCGACACGCTTGCCGCGCGCATCCATGACGCGAACCACGTCCTCGCGGCGCGCCTCATCGTGAAGGACGACCAGGCGCTGATTGCCGCGCAGCTGCGCGACTGGATCGCCGACCGGCAGATCGACGTCGTGATCTCCACCGGCGGCACGGGCCTCACCGGGCGCGACGTGACGGTCGAGGCCTTCAAATCGGTGTTCGAAAAAGAGATCGACGGCTTTGCCGCGATCTTCCATCAGATCAGCTACGCCAAGATCGGCACCTCGACCGTCCAATCCCGCGCCTGTGCGGGCGTCGCGGGCGGCACCTACCTCTTCGCCCTGCCCGGCTCGCCCGGCGCCGTGAAGGACGGCTGGGACGGCATCCTGAAATCCCAGCTCGACATCCGCCACAAGCCCTGCAACTTCGTCGAGATCCTGCCGCGGCTGGAAGAGCACAAGCGCTAG
- a CDS encoding glycosyltransferase translates to MISVVIPTLNSQSALPRCFDSLIGATVRGLVKEVVVADGGSNDDTLVIADAAGCHIARADSGRAACFAAGAALARGEWLLFLLPGTALEAGWENEADSFMGAATLERPRAAVFGFALDDFEAAARRREAMVAWRSRLFALPYADQGLLIPRRLYQKLGGHRPIAMEDADLVRRIGRARLVQLRAKAVNTPERAEKRRGALVAMLHALRVPSSVVAKIG, encoded by the coding sequence ATGATAAGCGTCGTCATTCCGACACTCAATTCGCAAAGCGCGCTGCCGCGCTGCTTCGACAGCCTGATCGGCGCCACGGTGCGCGGGCTGGTGAAGGAGGTGGTGGTCGCCGATGGCGGCTCGAACGACGACACGCTGGTGATCGCGGACGCTGCCGGCTGCCATATCGCGCGGGCGGACAGCGGGCGCGCGGCTTGCTTCGCGGCCGGTGCCGCGCTGGCGCGGGGCGAGTGGCTTCTGTTCCTGCTGCCGGGAACGGCGCTCGAAGCGGGCTGGGAGAACGAGGCGGACTCGTTCATGGGCGCGGCAACCTTGGAGCGGCCGCGCGCCGCCGTCTTCGGCTTCGCGCTCGACGATTTCGAAGCCGCGGCCCGGCGGCGCGAGGCGATGGTGGCGTGGCGCTCGCGGTTGTTCGCGCTGCCTTATGCGGATCAGGGTCTGCTCATTCCGCGGCGGCTCTACCAGAAGCTGGGCGGCCATCGCCCCATCGCGATGGAAGACGCCGACCTGGTGCGCCGCATCGGCCGCGCGCGGCTGGTGCAGCTGCGCGCCAAGGCCGTCAACACGCCGGAGCGCGCGGAGAAGCGCCGCGGCGCATTGGTCGCGATGCTGCATGCGTTGCGCGTCCCCAGCTCGGTGGTCGCGAAGATCGGCTAG
- a CDS encoding phytanoyl-CoA dioxygenase family protein produces MGELDDLKVYGESPTGWCAATPPNETTDDDGAPYVPELGSGRVDPRAPGGRAYDHPDVQALRAHLRQHNGLRGVEIVEPHEVERAARIFFRDGFVVVNNLLDPARLAVWREASARVLGLILQNKGEGTRKYITETGRLPHRYSYGTASASRELLHDPVWAAMIDLPTTTPILTKIFGTADYFVRGAGGDLCLPGAIEYQGLHADTRDSFQITPARREQAARVGIRLDKIPGTDELDPAAASLILERTPPHVTINFLMSDFTWENGPIRQIPGTHGRVPKPPLLADEPEWMRLSTLVGAKAGAGVFRDNRAWHGATPNLSREIRAMPNVEYHAPWVDPAQYWKSMPHEIWETLSPHAQALCRHVKEAPGVWPAGAGVMHPLAAKRKAAKELT; encoded by the coding sequence ATGGGCGAACTCGACGATCTGAAGGTCTATGGCGAAAGCCCGACCGGCTGGTGCGCGGCCACGCCGCCGAACGAGACCACCGACGACGATGGGGCGCCCTACGTTCCCGAACTGGGTTCCGGCCGCGTCGACCCCCGCGCGCCCGGCGGACGCGCCTACGACCACCCGGACGTCCAGGCCCTGCGCGCCCATCTGCGGCAGCACAATGGCCTGCGCGGCGTCGAGATCGTCGAGCCGCATGAGGTCGAGCGCGCCGCCCGCATCTTCTTTCGCGACGGCTTCGTCGTCGTGAACAATCTGCTCGATCCGGCGCGCCTGGCCGTCTGGCGCGAGGCTTCGGCCCGCGTGCTCGGGCTGATCCTCCAGAACAAGGGCGAGGGGACGCGCAAATACATCACCGAGACCGGGCGCCTGCCCCACCGCTATTCCTACGGCACGGCCTCGGCGAGCCGGGAGCTGCTGCACGATCCGGTCTGGGCGGCGATGATCGACCTGCCGACCACGACGCCGATCCTGACGAAGATCTTCGGCACCGCGGACTACTTCGTGCGCGGCGCGGGCGGCGACCTCTGCCTGCCCGGTGCGATCGAGTATCAGGGCCTGCATGCCGACACCCGCGACAGCTTCCAGATCACGCCGGCGCGCCGCGAACAGGCGGCGCGGGTCGGCATCCGTCTCGACAAAATTCCGGGTACGGATGAACTCGATCCCGCCGCGGCGAGCCTGATCCTCGAGCGCACCCCGCCGCATGTGACGATCAACTTCCTGATGAGCGATTTCACCTGGGAGAACGGCCCGATCCGCCAGATCCCCGGCACCCATGGCCGGGTGCCCAAGCCGCCGCTGCTGGCGGACGAGCCGGAATGGATGCGGCTCTCCACCCTGGTCGGCGCCAAGGCGGGCGCGGGCGTGTTCCGCGACAACCGGGCCTGGCACGGCGCGACGCCGAACCTGTCGCGCGAGATCCGCGCCATGCCGAATGTCGAATACCACGCGCCCTGGGTCGATCCCGCGCAGTACTGGAAGTCGATGCCGCACGAGATTTGGGAGACCCTGTCGCCGCATGCCCAGGCGCTCTGCCGCCATGTAAAGGAAGCCCCCGGCGTCTGGCCGGCCGGCGCCGGCGTGATGCATCCGCTGGCGGCGAAGCGCAAAGCGGCGAAGGAATTGACCTAG
- a CDS encoding addiction module protein, producing the protein MNDIRDIFKLPLAERIQLVEDLWDSIAADSEGPPLTEAQEAELNRRLAELEANPSDVLDWNDVRARLWSRVK; encoded by the coding sequence ATGAACGATATCCGCGATATCTTCAAGCTGCCGCTGGCCGAGCGCATTCAACTGGTCGAAGACCTGTGGGATAGCATCGCGGCGGATTCGGAGGGTCCACCGCTCACAGAGGCGCAAGAGGCCGAATTGAATCGGCGCTTGGCCGAGCTCGAGGCAAATCCATCGGATGTGCTGGACTGGAATGACGTTCGCGCGCGACTTTGGTCGCGCGTAAAATGA